A stretch of Dermochelys coriacea isolate rDerCor1 chromosome 6, rDerCor1.pri.v4, whole genome shotgun sequence DNA encodes these proteins:
- the EIF4G2 gene encoding eukaryotic translation initiation factor 4 gamma 2 isoform X2, protein MRQDWGLEAQSDTPRKPRRFYTNLVVRGERVQMLAGRGFFPPPCQFIILLKILRCQAAKVESAIAEGGASRFSASSGGGGSRGAPQHYPKTASNSEFLGKTPGQNAQKWIPSRSTRRDDDSANDKERHDAIFRKVRGILNKLTPEKFDKLCLELLNVGVESKLILKGIILLIVDKALEEPKYSSLYAQLCLRLAEDAPNFDGPSAECHPGQKQSTTFRRLLISKLQDEFENRTRNVDIYDKRDGPLLPEEEEQRAIAKIKMLGNIKFIGELGKLDLIHESILHKCIKTLLEKKKRVQLKDMGEDLECLCQIMRTVGPRLDHAKAKSLMDQYFARMRSLMLSKELPARIRFLLQDTVELREHNWVPRKAFLDNGPKTINQIRQDAVKDLGVFIPAPMAQGMRSDFFLEGPFMPPRMKLDRDPLGGLADMFGQMPGSGIGTGPGVIQDRFSPTMGRHRSNQLFNGHGGHLMPPAQSQFGDLGKSFLKNQISLRPAQSFLMNKNQVPKLQPQITMIPPSAQPPRTQTPPLGQPPQLGLKTNPPLIQEKPAKISKKPPPSKEELLKLTEAVVTDYLNNGNANDAISGVREMRAPKPFLPEMLSKIIIQSLDRSDEDKEKASALISLLKQEGIATSDNFMQAFLNVLDQCPKLEVDIPLVKSYLAQFAARAIISELVSISELAQPLESGTHFPLFLLCLQQLAKLQDREWLTELFQQSKVNMQKMLPEIDQNKDRMLEILEGKGLSFLFPLLKLEKELLKQIKLDPSPQAIYKWIKDNISPKLHVDKGFVNILMTSFLQYISSEVSPPNDEPDSSSAPSKEQLEQEKQLLLSFKPVMQKFLHDHVDLQVSALYALQVHCYNNNFPKGMLLRFFVHFYDMEIIEEEAFLAWKEDITQEFPGKGKALFQVNQWLTWLETAEEEESEEEAD, encoded by the exons gttttttccccccaccctgtcaatttattattcttttgaaGATTCTTCGTTGTCAAGCCGCCAAAGTGGAGAGTGCGATTGCAGAAGGGGGTGCTTCTCGTTTCag TGCTTCTTCAGGCGGAGGAGGTAGTAGGGGTGCACCTCAGCACTATCCCAAGACTGCCAGCAACAG CGAGTTCCTGGGGAAAACCCCAGGGCAAAACGCTCAGAAATGGATTCCTTCACGAAGCACTAGACGAGATGACGACTCCGCAAATGACAAAGAACGACACGATGCAATCTTCAGGAAAGTAAGAGG cATACTAAATAAACTTACTCCTGAAAAGTTTGACAAGCTATGCCTTGAGCTCCTCAATGTGGGTGTAGAGTCTAAGCTCATTCTAAAAGGGATCATACTGCTG ATCGTAGACAAAGCCCTCGAAGAGCCGAAGTATAGCTCCCTGTATGCTCAACTATGTCTGCGGCTGGCAGAAGATGCACCCAActttgatggcccatcagcagaGTGTCATCCAGGACAGAAGCAAAGCACA ACATTCAGACGCCTCCTAATTTCTAAACTTCAAGATGAATTTGAAAACCGCACCAGAAATGTTGATA TCTATGATAAGCGTGATGGTCCCCTTCTCCCggaggaggaggaacagagaGCTATTGCCAAGATCAAGATGCTGGGGAACATCAAATTCATTGGAGAGCTTGGCAAGCTTGATCTTATTCATGAATCTATCCTTCATAAGTGCATCAAAACA CTTTTggaaaagaagaagagagttCAACTCAAGGATATGGGGGAGGATTTGGAGTGCCTCTGTCAGATAATGAGGACAGTGGGACCTAGACTAGACCATGCAAAAGCCAAG TCCTTAATGGATCAGTACTTTGCCCGTATGCGCTCCTTGATGTTAAGTAAGGAATTGCCAGCAAGGATTCGTTTCCTGCTGCAG GATACTGTGGAGTTGAGAGAACACAACTGGGTTCCTCGCAAAGCTTTTCTTGACAATGGACCAAAGACTATCAATCAAATCCGTCAAGATGCAGTAAAA GATCTGGGAGTCTTTATTCCTGCTCCTATGGCTCAAGGAATGAGAAGCGACTTTTTTCTGGAGGGACCGTTTATGCCACCCAGGATGAAACTTGACAGGGACCCACTTGGAGGGCTTGCTGATATGTTTGGACAAATGCCAG GTAGTGGAATTGGTACTGGTCCAGGAGTTATTCAGGATAGATTTTCACCAACCATGGGACGTCATCGTTCAAATCAACTTTTCAATGGCCATGGGGGACACCTCATGCCTCCTGCTCAATCCCAGTTTGGAGATCTAGgcaaatcttttttgaaaaatcag ATTAGCCTGAGACCTGCTCAATCTTTTCTAATGAATAAGAACCAAGTGCCAAAGCTTCAGCCCCAAATAACTATGATTCCTCCCAGTGCACAACCACCACGCACTCAGACACCACCTTTGGGACAG CCGCCTCAGCTTGGTCTCAAAACAAATCCACCACTTATTCAAGAGAAGCCTGCAAAGATCAGTAAAAAGCCGCCACCTTCTAAGGAAGAATTGCTTAAACTCACT GAAGCTGTTGTGACTGACTATCTGAACAATGGAAATGCAAATGATGCTATCAGTGGTGTGAGAGAAATGAGGGCTCCAAAGCCCTTCCTACCTGAGATGTTGAGCAAAATTATCATTCAATCCCTAGACCGATCAGATGAAGATAAAGAGAAAGCAAGTGCTTTGATCAGCTTACTCAAACAGGAAGGAATAGCCACTAGTGACAACTTCATGCAG GCATTCTTGAATGTATTAGACCAGTGTCCCAAACTGGAGGTAGACATCCCTTTGGTGAAATCCTACTTAGCACAGTTTGCAGCCCGTGCCATTATTTCAGAACTGGTGAGCATTTCAGAACTGGCTCAACCACTGGAGAGTGGCAcccatttccccctcttcttgctttgtcttcAGCAGTTAGCTAAGTTACAAGACCGTGAATGGCTAACTGAACTCTTCCAACAAAGCAAAGTCAACATGCAGAAGATGTTGCCAG AAATTGATCAGAATAAGGATCGTATGCTGGAGATCTTGGAAGGGAAAGGACTGAGTTTCTTGTTCCCACTTCTGAAACTGGAGAAGGAACTGTTGAAGCAAATAAAATTGGATCCATCCCCTCAAGCCATCTATAAATGGATTAAAGACAACATTTCACCCAAACTTCATGTAGATAAGGGATTTGTGAATATTTTGATGACCAG tttcttgcaGTATATTTCAAGTGAAGTAAGCCCTCCTAATGACGAACCAGATTCTTCATCTGCTCCTTCTAAAGAGCAGTTAGAACAGGAAAAACAACTGCTTCTTTCCTTCAAGCCAGTAATGCAGAAGTTTCTTCATGACCATGTTGATCTACAAGTGAGTGCTCTGTATGCACTTCAGGTGCACTGCTACAACAACAACTTTCCAAAAG GCATGTTACTGCGCTTTTTTGTTCATTTCTATGACATGGAAATTATTGAAGAGGAAGCCTTTTTGGCATGGAAAGAGGATATTACTCAAGAGTTTCCAGGGAAGGGCAAAGCTTTATTCCAG
- the EIF4G2 gene encoding eukaryotic translation initiation factor 4 gamma 2 isoform X1 — MRQDWGLEAQSDTPRKPRRFYTNLVVRGERVQMLAGRGFFPPPCQFIILLKILRCQAAKVESAIAEGGASRFSASSGGGGSRGAPQHYPKTASNSEFLGKTPGQNAQKWIPSRSTRRDDDSANDKERHDAIFRKVRGILNKLTPEKFDKLCLELLNVGVESKLILKGIILLIVDKALEEPKYSSLYAQLCLRLAEDAPNFDGPSAECHPGQKQSTTFRRLLISKLQDEFENRTRNVDIYDKRDGPLLPEEEEQRAIAKIKMLGNIKFIGELGKLDLIHESILHKCIKTLLEKKKRVQLKDMGEDLECLCQIMRTVGPRLDHAKAKSLMDQYFARMRSLMLSKELPARIRFLLQDTVELREHNWVPRKAFLDNGPKTINQIRQDAVKDLGVFIPAPMAQGMRSDFFLEGPFMPPRMKLDRDPLGGLADMFGQMPGSGIGTGPGVIQDRFSPTMGRHRSNQLFNGHGGHLMPPAQSQFGDLGKSFLKNQGQSQLYHNQNQGLLSQQQGQSKDMPPRFSKKGQLNADEISLRPAQSFLMNKNQVPKLQPQITMIPPSAQPPRTQTPPLGQPPQLGLKTNPPLIQEKPAKISKKPPPSKEELLKLTEAVVTDYLNNGNANDAISGVREMRAPKPFLPEMLSKIIIQSLDRSDEDKEKASALISLLKQEGIATSDNFMQAFLNVLDQCPKLEVDIPLVKSYLAQFAARAIISELVSISELAQPLESGTHFPLFLLCLQQLAKLQDREWLTELFQQSKVNMQKMLPEIDQNKDRMLEILEGKGLSFLFPLLKLEKELLKQIKLDPSPQAIYKWIKDNISPKLHVDKGFVNILMTSFLQYISSEVSPPNDEPDSSSAPSKEQLEQEKQLLLSFKPVMQKFLHDHVDLQVSALYALQVHCYNNNFPKGMLLRFFVHFYDMEIIEEEAFLAWKEDITQEFPGKGKALFQVNQWLTWLETAEEEESEEEAD, encoded by the exons gttttttccccccaccctgtcaatttattattcttttgaaGATTCTTCGTTGTCAAGCCGCCAAAGTGGAGAGTGCGATTGCAGAAGGGGGTGCTTCTCGTTTCag TGCTTCTTCAGGCGGAGGAGGTAGTAGGGGTGCACCTCAGCACTATCCCAAGACTGCCAGCAACAG CGAGTTCCTGGGGAAAACCCCAGGGCAAAACGCTCAGAAATGGATTCCTTCACGAAGCACTAGACGAGATGACGACTCCGCAAATGACAAAGAACGACACGATGCAATCTTCAGGAAAGTAAGAGG cATACTAAATAAACTTACTCCTGAAAAGTTTGACAAGCTATGCCTTGAGCTCCTCAATGTGGGTGTAGAGTCTAAGCTCATTCTAAAAGGGATCATACTGCTG ATCGTAGACAAAGCCCTCGAAGAGCCGAAGTATAGCTCCCTGTATGCTCAACTATGTCTGCGGCTGGCAGAAGATGCACCCAActttgatggcccatcagcagaGTGTCATCCAGGACAGAAGCAAAGCACA ACATTCAGACGCCTCCTAATTTCTAAACTTCAAGATGAATTTGAAAACCGCACCAGAAATGTTGATA TCTATGATAAGCGTGATGGTCCCCTTCTCCCggaggaggaggaacagagaGCTATTGCCAAGATCAAGATGCTGGGGAACATCAAATTCATTGGAGAGCTTGGCAAGCTTGATCTTATTCATGAATCTATCCTTCATAAGTGCATCAAAACA CTTTTggaaaagaagaagagagttCAACTCAAGGATATGGGGGAGGATTTGGAGTGCCTCTGTCAGATAATGAGGACAGTGGGACCTAGACTAGACCATGCAAAAGCCAAG TCCTTAATGGATCAGTACTTTGCCCGTATGCGCTCCTTGATGTTAAGTAAGGAATTGCCAGCAAGGATTCGTTTCCTGCTGCAG GATACTGTGGAGTTGAGAGAACACAACTGGGTTCCTCGCAAAGCTTTTCTTGACAATGGACCAAAGACTATCAATCAAATCCGTCAAGATGCAGTAAAA GATCTGGGAGTCTTTATTCCTGCTCCTATGGCTCAAGGAATGAGAAGCGACTTTTTTCTGGAGGGACCGTTTATGCCACCCAGGATGAAACTTGACAGGGACCCACTTGGAGGGCTTGCTGATATGTTTGGACAAATGCCAG GTAGTGGAATTGGTACTGGTCCAGGAGTTATTCAGGATAGATTTTCACCAACCATGGGACGTCATCGTTCAAATCAACTTTTCAATGGCCATGGGGGACACCTCATGCCTCCTGCTCAATCCCAGTTTGGAGATCTAGgcaaatcttttttgaaaaatcag GGGCAAAGCCAGCTCTACCATAACCAGAATCAGGGACTGTTATCCCAGCAACAAGGACAGTCGAAGGATATGCCACCTCGGTTTTCTAAGAAAGGACAGCTTAATGCAGATGAG ATTAGCCTGAGACCTGCTCAATCTTTTCTAATGAATAAGAACCAAGTGCCAAAGCTTCAGCCCCAAATAACTATGATTCCTCCCAGTGCACAACCACCACGCACTCAGACACCACCTTTGGGACAG CCGCCTCAGCTTGGTCTCAAAACAAATCCACCACTTATTCAAGAGAAGCCTGCAAAGATCAGTAAAAAGCCGCCACCTTCTAAGGAAGAATTGCTTAAACTCACT GAAGCTGTTGTGACTGACTATCTGAACAATGGAAATGCAAATGATGCTATCAGTGGTGTGAGAGAAATGAGGGCTCCAAAGCCCTTCCTACCTGAGATGTTGAGCAAAATTATCATTCAATCCCTAGACCGATCAGATGAAGATAAAGAGAAAGCAAGTGCTTTGATCAGCTTACTCAAACAGGAAGGAATAGCCACTAGTGACAACTTCATGCAG GCATTCTTGAATGTATTAGACCAGTGTCCCAAACTGGAGGTAGACATCCCTTTGGTGAAATCCTACTTAGCACAGTTTGCAGCCCGTGCCATTATTTCAGAACTGGTGAGCATTTCAGAACTGGCTCAACCACTGGAGAGTGGCAcccatttccccctcttcttgctttgtcttcAGCAGTTAGCTAAGTTACAAGACCGTGAATGGCTAACTGAACTCTTCCAACAAAGCAAAGTCAACATGCAGAAGATGTTGCCAG AAATTGATCAGAATAAGGATCGTATGCTGGAGATCTTGGAAGGGAAAGGACTGAGTTTCTTGTTCCCACTTCTGAAACTGGAGAAGGAACTGTTGAAGCAAATAAAATTGGATCCATCCCCTCAAGCCATCTATAAATGGATTAAAGACAACATTTCACCCAAACTTCATGTAGATAAGGGATTTGTGAATATTTTGATGACCAG tttcttgcaGTATATTTCAAGTGAAGTAAGCCCTCCTAATGACGAACCAGATTCTTCATCTGCTCCTTCTAAAGAGCAGTTAGAACAGGAAAAACAACTGCTTCTTTCCTTCAAGCCAGTAATGCAGAAGTTTCTTCATGACCATGTTGATCTACAAGTGAGTGCTCTGTATGCACTTCAGGTGCACTGCTACAACAACAACTTTCCAAAAG GCATGTTACTGCGCTTTTTTGTTCATTTCTATGACATGGAAATTATTGAAGAGGAAGCCTTTTTGGCATGGAAAGAGGATATTACTCAAGAGTTTCCAGGGAAGGGCAAAGCTTTATTCCAG